A window from Trinickia violacea encodes these proteins:
- a CDS encoding type VI secretion system tip protein VgrG: MTSPRLDIDGKQCVGRRAGLQIDEQAAVPSANYVEPVNHEAATFNGVVTRWKRLRTSRDEATYRLRIEPRFAALCKRMIRSDTFKDVTFQEMATKAVVDRKNFDAFDVEFDLEGEQEKMAQVVMYEESVWNFLTRHAKRKGIFWFYKQGRGRKGQLDTLVFANHPRAYLRSIDVPLLANSGLNSNWHEAVLEVSEQRELVVATLELWERNYRTPEDPLQATASVSKDADDRSVFGQISCSTEFHLTQPQGEALVQTRRDEQIARQATLSGTTNAKGVAPGVVVKLTNTKLASAEYGFVITSMKMDGSRTQPAHIRFKAMPAHLTYRPEFVYAQDWRFLEGPVVGVVTTFDSAPYGCMDEHGRYPVLPKFLQGSGNTDKQLLKLRLLRPSSSYQGGFHSPLLPGTEVILDAAHRDVDRIHITGALHDYSHPDVVHGAQAMFSYAIWRSPLRGAEIVFNDLQSKESARIATVYSQSAVNLGYLLNSKKLQRGEGFEITTQAWGTMRAPKGLFLSADAATGADTPHLEMQAAIQQLEASQAEVASLRQQAQRAAAELSELKAQQDQLAGAFRELQKAVILMSAPEGIGMVTPKTIQLAGGEHLALTAASNADVNAGDNVTMAAGEAVSLFAVNKGIKALAANGTVDIQAQAGKLQLFAEQDMKVTSADGSLNVCGGKSVTISDGAGAYIKLRGGNIEIGCPGTVLVRAAGMPRGGPASLQRQFQTDKQLDDLHVGYMDADGQPIHAEVLSLLKSDGSIQKLTTGADGRASLVQTVFDHFKAQMPQRLEGSSGE, encoded by the coding sequence GTGACGTCGCCGCGCCTCGATATCGACGGCAAGCAGTGCGTCGGGCGGCGAGCGGGCCTGCAGATCGACGAGCAGGCGGCAGTCCCCTCGGCGAACTACGTCGAACCCGTCAACCACGAAGCCGCCACGTTCAATGGCGTCGTCACGCGCTGGAAACGCCTCCGTACGAGCCGCGACGAGGCGACGTACCGGCTGCGCATCGAGCCGCGATTCGCAGCCCTGTGCAAGCGCATGATCAGGTCGGACACCTTCAAGGACGTCACCTTCCAGGAGATGGCCACGAAGGCGGTGGTCGACCGGAAAAACTTCGACGCCTTCGATGTCGAATTCGATCTCGAAGGCGAGCAGGAGAAGATGGCGCAGGTCGTGATGTACGAGGAGTCCGTCTGGAACTTCCTCACACGACATGCGAAACGCAAGGGCATTTTCTGGTTCTACAAGCAGGGGCGCGGCCGGAAGGGGCAGCTCGACACGCTCGTCTTCGCGAACCATCCGCGCGCCTATCTCCGCTCGATCGACGTGCCCTTGCTGGCCAACTCCGGTCTCAACAGCAACTGGCACGAGGCGGTGCTCGAAGTCAGCGAGCAACGCGAGCTGGTGGTGGCCACGCTAGAGCTGTGGGAGCGCAACTATCGCACGCCGGAGGACCCGCTACAGGCGACGGCGAGCGTCTCCAAAGACGCCGACGACCGCTCGGTATTCGGGCAGATCAGCTGCAGCACTGAGTTCCACCTGACGCAGCCGCAGGGTGAGGCGCTCGTGCAGACGCGGCGCGACGAGCAGATCGCGCGGCAGGCGACGCTCTCGGGTACGACCAACGCGAAGGGCGTTGCGCCGGGCGTGGTCGTGAAGCTGACCAACACGAAGCTGGCAAGCGCGGAATATGGCTTCGTGATTACCTCGATGAAGATGGACGGCAGTCGCACGCAGCCTGCGCATATCCGCTTCAAGGCGATGCCTGCGCACCTGACGTACCGTCCGGAATTCGTTTATGCACAGGACTGGCGTTTTCTGGAGGGGCCCGTCGTCGGCGTGGTCACGACGTTTGACTCCGCGCCTTACGGGTGTATGGACGAACACGGTCGCTATCCGGTTCTCCCCAAGTTCCTGCAGGGATCCGGCAATACCGACAAACAACTGCTGAAGCTGCGCCTACTGCGTCCATCGTCGTCCTATCAGGGCGGCTTCCATTCGCCCCTGCTGCCGGGGACCGAGGTGATCCTCGACGCGGCCCACCGGGATGTGGATCGGATTCACATCACCGGGGCTCTGCATGACTACTCCCATCCTGACGTCGTGCATGGGGCACAGGCGATGTTCAGCTACGCGATCTGGCGCTCGCCGCTGCGTGGCGCGGAGATCGTGTTCAACGACCTGCAGAGCAAGGAAAGCGCGCGCATCGCGACGGTGTACAGCCAGTCGGCGGTCAATCTCGGTTATCTGCTCAATAGTAAAAAGCTCCAGCGCGGAGAGGGGTTCGAGATCACGACCCAGGCGTGGGGCACGATGCGCGCGCCGAAAGGGCTGTTTCTCTCGGCGGACGCGGCGACCGGGGCCGACACGCCGCACCTGGAAATGCAGGCAGCGATACAGCAGCTTGAGGCATCCCAGGCTGAAGTGGCTTCTCTGCGTCAGCAGGCGCAGCGCGCCGCGGCAGAGCTGTCGGAACTCAAGGCGCAGCAGGATCAGCTCGCAGGCGCGTTCCGGGAGCTGCAGAAGGCCGTGATCCTGATGTCAGCACCCGAAGGCATCGGGATGGTTACGCCGAAGACCATCCAGCTTGCTGGCGGTGAACATCTCGCGCTGACGGCAGCCAGCAATGCCGACGTGAACGCCGGCGACAACGTCACGATGGCCGCCGGTGAGGCCGTTTCCCTTTTCGCCGTGAATAAGGGCATCAAGGCCCTAGCTGCAAACGGCACTGTGGATATCCAAGCACAGGCGGGCAAGCTGCAGCTGTTCGCCGAGCAGGACATGAAAGTGACCAGCGCGGACGGCAGCCTCAACGTGTGCGGGGGCAAGTCGGTCACGATCTCCGACGGCGCGGGCGCATACATCAAGCTGCGGGGCGGCAACATCGAAATCGGCTGCCCGGGCACGGTGCTTGTGCGAGCGGCGGGCATGCCTCGCGGCGGACCTGCAAGTCTGCAGCGGCAGTTCCAGACGGACAAGCAGCTCGACGACCTGCACGTAGGCTACATGGATGCCGACGGCCAACCGATTCATGCAGAGGTCCTGAGCCTGCTAAAGAGCGATGGCAGCATCCAGAAACTGACAACCGGTGCAGACGGTCGCGCCTCGCTGGTCCAGACCGTATTCGATCATTTCAAGGCGCAGATGCCGCAACGACTGGAGGGCAGCAGCGGTGAGTGA
- a CDS encoding catalase, with protein sequence MSEKKLTTAAGCPVVDNQNTMTAGPRGPALLQDVWLLEKLAHFDREVIPERRMHAKGSGAYGTFTVTHDITKYTRAKIFSTVGKKTDLFARFTTVAGERGAADAERDIRGFAVKFYTEEGNWDLVGNNTPVFFLRDPLKFPDLNHAVKRDPRTNMRSARNNWDFWTSLPEALHQVTIVMSDRGIPSSYRHMHGFGSHTFSFINAANERHWVKFHFKCQQGIKNLTDAEAQATIGKDRESHQRDLYDAIEGKDFPKWTLSVQIMPEKDASKVPYNPFDLTKIWPHKDYPLIEVGVMELNRNPENCFAEVEQSAFNPAQVVPGIGFSPDKMLQARLFSYGDAQRYRLGVNHHQIPVNAPRCPVHSYHRDGPMRVDGNHGGTLGYEPNSYGEWQEQPDFREPPLSVEGAADHWNHRADEDYYSQPGALFRLMTPAQQKVLFENTARAMGDAPEEIKRRHIANCSKADPAYGAGVAAALEGKV encoded by the coding sequence ATGTCTGAGAAGAAGCTCACCACAGCTGCAGGCTGTCCGGTCGTCGACAATCAGAACACGATGACGGCTGGCCCGCGTGGTCCGGCACTGCTGCAGGACGTCTGGTTGCTGGAGAAGCTCGCTCACTTCGACCGCGAGGTCATTCCCGAGCGCCGCATGCACGCGAAAGGGTCCGGCGCATACGGCACCTTCACCGTCACGCACGACATCACCAAGTACACGCGCGCCAAGATCTTCTCGACGGTCGGCAAGAAGACCGACTTGTTCGCGCGCTTCACGACCGTCGCCGGCGAGCGCGGCGCGGCCGACGCCGAGCGCGACATCCGCGGCTTCGCGGTCAAGTTCTATACCGAGGAAGGCAACTGGGATCTGGTGGGCAACAACACGCCCGTTTTCTTCCTGCGCGATCCGCTCAAGTTTCCCGACCTCAATCACGCGGTCAAGCGCGATCCGCGCACCAACATGCGCAGCGCGCGCAACAACTGGGACTTCTGGACGTCGCTGCCGGAGGCGCTGCATCAGGTGACCATCGTGATGAGCGATCGCGGCATTCCCTCCAGCTATCGCCACATGCATGGCTTCGGCTCGCACACGTTCAGCTTCATCAATGCCGCCAACGAGCGGCACTGGGTCAAATTCCACTTCAAGTGCCAGCAGGGCATCAAGAACCTCACGGACGCCGAAGCCCAGGCGACCATCGGCAAGGATCGCGAAAGCCACCAGCGGGACCTCTACGACGCGATCGAGGGAAAAGACTTCCCGAAGTGGACGCTATCCGTCCAGATCATGCCGGAGAAGGACGCGTCGAAGGTTCCCTATAACCCGTTCGATCTCACGAAGATCTGGCCGCACAAGGACTATCCGCTGATCGAAGTCGGCGTCATGGAGCTGAACCGCAATCCGGAGAACTGCTTTGCCGAAGTCGAGCAATCGGCATTCAATCCGGCCCAGGTCGTCCCCGGCATCGGCTTTTCTCCTGACAAGATGCTGCAGGCGCGTCTGTTCTCGTATGGCGACGCGCAGCGTTACCGGCTCGGCGTCAATCATCATCAGATTCCGGTCAACGCGCCGCGCTGCCCCGTGCACAGCTATCACCGCGATGGGCCGATGCGCGTCGACGGCAACCATGGCGGCACGCTCGGCTACGAGCCCAACAGCTATGGCGAGTGGCAGGAGCAGCCGGATTTCCGCGAGCCGCCGCTCTCGGTCGAAGGCGCGGCCGATCACTGGAATCATCGCGCGGACGAAGACTACTATTCACAGCCGGGCGCGTTGTTCCGTCTGATGACGCCTGCCCAGCAGAAGGTCTTGTTCGAGAACACGGCCCGTGCGATGGGCGACGCGCCCGAGGAAATCAAGCGCCGGCACATCGCGAACTGCAGCAAGGCCGATCCGGCCTACGGCGCCGGGGTGGCCGCGGCGTTGGAAGGGAAGGTCTGA
- a CDS encoding ImcF-related family protein codes for MSDVKPMRRPVGYVLGVAVVCLLLLVVAFLMDDDWGLSQRGWMGWIVAAIALLGMVLYFLYGPVYGTWTWLNRLAFQPHRRGTAPVVKTPKRDPRLQNLSEELRTSYGWRWRYRLPWLMLSGVDERIEEVAPGLKEAGVMHIADAILVHATPDGVEASVWRQQVRRLRSRRPVDSLIYAGRIGASNRATDSELPRRLAGIATDLGWAAPITFLHAVRTHGTKPEHFDAVGAFVADSRRPQSGDAPGQIREQLGLLEAQTADAGVKRLRAPEWISWLAEISDYIGEQRERIAEGWETLAASKWLRAPLAGVMFVPAYAEPVPVLAADLRMVSPDARNAVGGATAISGNTAGHSATPAVVHLLRVPSVAAVPAWKQIAGAVQQHHGRRVGFYWPNVLAAGLTVAAIAWTVMLMVSGLGNRALVEEAEATAAAALAATPGTPQALRTQLALQRQIDTLEYRRQHGVPWYLRAGLSRNDDLLDALWQPYRTVALRNLRQPVVQALEGQLAQLSQVRADEQQSHDAQQLAYNRLKAYLMLATPARTDAPFLKTQLLDVWPAPAGMRAGEWLDTSQQLAGFWSEHLEAHPDWRISASTQLVTQMRSTLVNQIGLAASDDMLYQHVLDEARGKYADVSLATLLAGTDAHGLFTTTQTVPGIFTRAAWEGVVEKAIDDAAKEQRVEGDWVLTGDQPTAQVSATVVEGAVDAARTALDAKRESDALRQRLRERYFTDYTAAWARLLNSFQWIPATSFSGVIDQLTRMTDAQTSPLLAVMKSVQYQGEAGRPSQALTDTLVRKAQGIFGGGDATQAFAVNPLDRSFGPLLALLGDANPAAASGNTGNGQAANAAAFSGVSLSRVLTADTTVRLKLQQIQSSPDAQSMARSLAQAVFQGKLSDLSQARDDAALTAASLGAQWSGFGQTMFVQPLDAAWQAVLQPAAASLNDAWRASVTAPFESTFASRYPFSPTTADASFAEFGRYARPDTGLINRFIEVELSGVLKRQGDQWVPNELAPQSLQFDPKFLAMLRLIGPLGARLYAQGQAGYHFEIMPRSTPSVTRTELTIDGQPVVYFNQRETWTPLAWPGNGLAGHALLTWQTLNGGLRIAFDAPGDWAFLRMLEKAQVKPLDETRYELVWNAGAGDEAAKAASAAAGDTPDGTTAPLRYVLRTQAGAGPLELLKLRGFRMPERIFVTGRAGTFSTLPSLPPLPPELQP; via the coding sequence ATGAGCGACGTCAAACCGATGCGCCGCCCCGTTGGCTACGTGCTTGGCGTAGCTGTGGTCTGTCTCCTGTTGTTGGTGGTGGCCTTTCTGATGGACGACGACTGGGGCCTGTCACAGCGCGGCTGGATGGGCTGGATCGTTGCCGCCATCGCCCTACTCGGGATGGTGCTGTACTTTCTGTATGGTCCGGTCTATGGCACCTGGACATGGCTTAACCGTCTGGCGTTCCAGCCGCACCGCCGCGGCACTGCGCCCGTCGTAAAAACGCCGAAGCGTGATCCCCGACTGCAAAACCTGAGTGAAGAACTGCGTACCTCATACGGCTGGCGCTGGCGTTATCGGTTACCGTGGCTCATGCTTTCGGGTGTTGACGAGCGGATCGAGGAAGTCGCGCCTGGCCTGAAGGAAGCGGGCGTCATGCACATCGCTGACGCGATCCTGGTGCATGCGACGCCCGATGGCGTCGAGGCGTCAGTGTGGCGTCAGCAAGTTCGGCGACTGCGTTCCCGCCGACCGGTCGATAGTCTGATCTACGCTGGACGTATCGGGGCCAGCAATCGGGCAACAGACTCGGAACTGCCGCGCAGACTGGCAGGCATCGCGACCGATCTTGGCTGGGCCGCACCAATAACGTTCCTACATGCGGTCAGGACGCACGGCACGAAGCCTGAGCATTTTGATGCTGTCGGTGCATTTGTAGCGGATTCACGACGCCCGCAGTCTGGCGATGCTCCTGGGCAGATACGGGAGCAGCTCGGATTGCTCGAAGCGCAGACCGCAGATGCTGGCGTGAAGCGGCTACGCGCGCCGGAATGGATCAGCTGGCTCGCCGAAATATCGGACTATATCGGCGAGCAGCGCGAAAGAATCGCTGAAGGCTGGGAGACGCTCGCTGCGTCGAAATGGTTGCGTGCGCCACTGGCTGGTGTCATGTTCGTCCCGGCATATGCGGAGCCGGTTCCGGTGCTAGCGGCAGACTTGCGCATGGTCAGTCCTGATGCGCGCAATGCGGTTGGAGGAGCCACGGCAATCTCAGGAAACACTGCCGGGCATAGTGCCACGCCTGCCGTCGTCCATCTGCTGCGCGTACCGTCGGTGGCGGCAGTGCCGGCGTGGAAGCAGATCGCAGGTGCCGTACAACAGCACCATGGTCGACGGGTGGGCTTCTACTGGCCCAACGTGCTGGCTGCCGGTCTGACGGTGGCGGCGATCGCTTGGACGGTGATGCTGATGGTATCGGGCCTCGGCAACCGGGCGCTCGTTGAGGAGGCCGAAGCAACCGCCGCTGCGGCGCTGGCGGCTACACCCGGCACACCGCAGGCGCTGCGTACGCAGCTCGCTCTGCAGCGGCAGATCGACACGCTCGAGTACCGGCGTCAGCATGGGGTGCCGTGGTACCTGCGCGCGGGTCTCTCGCGCAATGACGACCTGCTCGACGCGCTGTGGCAGCCCTACAGGACCGTCGCCCTGCGCAACCTGCGGCAACCGGTCGTACAGGCGCTGGAAGGGCAACTCGCCCAACTCTCGCAGGTCCGCGCCGACGAGCAGCAGAGCCACGATGCTCAGCAACTCGCCTACAACCGCCTCAAGGCGTACCTGATGCTCGCCACGCCGGCGCGCACCGACGCGCCTTTCCTCAAGACGCAACTGCTGGACGTGTGGCCCGCGCCCGCCGGCATGCGCGCGGGGGAATGGCTCGACACCTCACAGCAGCTCGCGGGCTTCTGGTCCGAACACCTCGAGGCGCATCCCGACTGGCGGATCAGCGCGTCGACACAGCTCGTCACGCAGATGCGCTCGACACTCGTCAACCAGATCGGCCTGGCGGCGAGCGACGACATGCTCTATCAGCATGTGCTTGATGAAGCGCGCGGCAAGTATGCGGACGTATCGCTTGCGACGCTGCTCGCCGGCACCGATGCGCACGGCCTATTTACGACCACGCAGACGGTGCCGGGCATCTTCACGCGCGCAGCCTGGGAAGGCGTTGTCGAAAAGGCCATCGACGACGCCGCGAAGGAACAGCGCGTCGAGGGAGACTGGGTGTTGACCGGCGACCAGCCGACCGCCCAGGTGAGCGCCACCGTCGTGGAAGGGGCCGTCGACGCGGCGCGTACCGCCCTCGACGCGAAGCGCGAGAGCGACGCTCTCCGGCAGCGGCTGCGCGAGCGTTACTTCACGGACTACACAGCAGCCTGGGCGAGGCTGCTCAACAGCTTCCAGTGGATTCCGGCGACGAGCTTCTCCGGCGTGATCGACCAGCTCACGCGCATGACCGATGCCCAGACCTCGCCGCTGCTGGCGGTCATGAAGTCGGTGCAGTACCAGGGCGAGGCGGGCCGTCCCTCGCAGGCGCTCACCGATACCCTGGTGCGCAAGGCGCAGGGGATATTCGGCGGCGGCGATGCGACCCAGGCGTTTGCGGTTAACCCGCTCGACCGCTCGTTCGGTCCGCTATTGGCGTTGCTAGGCGACGCGAACCCGGCAGCGGCCAGCGGCAATACGGGCAACGGCCAGGCAGCGAATGCCGCCGCGTTCAGCGGCGTCAGCCTGTCGCGCGTGCTGACGGCCGATACGACCGTGCGCCTGAAGCTGCAGCAGATCCAGTCGAGCCCGGATGCGCAGTCGATGGCGCGCTCGCTCGCGCAGGCGGTATTCCAGGGCAAGCTCTCGGACCTGTCGCAGGCGCGCGATGACGCGGCGCTGACTGCTGCGAGCCTCGGCGCGCAGTGGTCGGGCTTCGGCCAGACGATGTTCGTGCAGCCGCTCGACGCGGCGTGGCAGGCCGTGCTCCAGCCCGCCGCCGCGAGCCTGAACGATGCGTGGCGCGCAAGCGTGACGGCGCCCTTCGAGTCGACGTTCGCCTCGCGCTATCCGTTCTCGCCGACGACGGCGGACGCATCCTTTGCCGAGTTCGGCCGTTACGCGCGGCCCGATACGGGGCTGATCAACCGCTTTATCGAAGTCGAGCTGTCCGGCGTGCTCAAGCGCCAGGGCGACCAGTGGGTACCCAACGAACTCGCGCCGCAGTCGCTGCAGTTCGACCCGAAGTTCCTCGCGATGCTGCGGCTGATCGGGCCACTGGGCGCACGCCTTTATGCGCAGGGCCAAGCCGGTTACCACTTCGAGATCATGCCGCGCTCGACGCCCAGCGTGACGCGCACGGAACTGACGATAGACGGGCAGCCGGTCGTCTACTTCAACCAGCGCGAGACCTGGACGCCGCTCGCATGGCCGGGCAACGGCCTCGCCGGCCACGCGTTGCTGACCTGGCAGACGCTGAACGGGGGGCTGCGCATCGCGTTCGACGCCCCGGGCGACTGGGCCTTCCTGCGCATGCTGGAGAAGGCCCAGGTGAAGCCACTCGACGAGACGCGCTACGAACTGGTCTGGAATGCCGGGGCGGGAGACGAGGCCGCGAAGGCAGCCTCCGCCGCAGCCGGCGACACGCCGGACGGCACGACGGCACCGCTGCGATACGTGCTGCGCACGCAGGCGGGCGCCGGGCCACTGGAGCTGCTCAAGCTGCGCGGCTTCCGTATGCCGGAGCGCATCTTTGTGACGGGCCGCGCCGGCACGTTC
- a CDS encoding IS110 family transposase, with amino-acid sequence MDATTYGLDIAKRVFQLYWVDAQTGEIANRKFGRDELIAFLAQRPAGRVALEACGSAHWWARKIRTLGHEVVLLHAQFIRPFVQTNKTDAADARAIWAAVQQPGMRTVAAKTEDQQVMLSLHRMRSLLVKFRTMQINQLRGLLYEFGVTFRAGRVAGLDEIRERMAELEDALPRSIVLNLLEQLRRINLFEEDINQLEKRIGAWQKHEAACRAISDVPGIGRLTATALVATIGDAKTFRSGREFAAFLGLVPRQNGTGGKIRLGSISRRGDPYLRTLLIHGARSVLCHTKMPTAWQKAIQVRRPANVVTVALANKMARVAWAILAHGTSYEAHHVSLKPL; translated from the coding sequence ATGGATGCTACGACATATGGACTCGACATTGCGAAACGGGTGTTCCAGCTGTACTGGGTCGACGCCCAAACCGGCGAGATCGCGAATCGGAAGTTCGGACGTGACGAATTAATTGCATTTCTGGCGCAGCGCCCGGCCGGTCGCGTCGCCCTCGAGGCGTGCGGAAGTGCTCACTGGTGGGCGCGTAAGATCCGCACGCTCGGACATGAGGTGGTGCTATTACACGCCCAATTCATTCGACCTTTCGTGCAAACGAACAAGACCGACGCGGCCGATGCTCGGGCAATCTGGGCTGCAGTGCAGCAACCCGGCATGCGCACGGTTGCCGCTAAGACAGAGGATCAGCAAGTGATGCTAAGCCTGCATCGTATGCGTTCGTTGCTCGTCAAGTTTCGAACGATGCAGATAAATCAGCTGCGTGGGTTGCTGTATGAATTCGGCGTTACGTTTCGCGCAGGACGCGTAGCAGGACTCGACGAGATCAGAGAGCGCATGGCAGAACTCGAAGACGCACTGCCACGATCAATAGTTCTTAACCTTCTCGAACAGTTGCGCCGCATCAACCTGTTTGAGGAAGACATCAATCAACTCGAGAAGCGGATTGGAGCCTGGCAGAAACACGAAGCGGCATGCCGAGCGATCTCCGATGTGCCGGGCATTGGCCGCCTGACTGCAACGGCCTTAGTAGCAACAATTGGAGATGCGAAGACATTCAGGTCGGGGCGCGAGTTCGCAGCGTTTCTGGGGCTTGTTCCTCGCCAGAATGGTACAGGCGGAAAGATCCGGTTGGGCTCGATCTCCAGACGAGGTGATCCATACCTGCGTACGTTGTTGATACACGGGGCACGTTCTGTTCTGTGTCACACCAAGATGCCAACCGCATGGCAGAAGGCAATACAGGTGCGACGTCCAGCAAATGTAGTAACAGTGGCCTTGGCGAACAAAATGGCGCGAGTCGCCTGGGCGATCCTCGCTCACGGGACTTCGTACGAAGCGCATCATGTAAGCCTCAAGCCCTTATAG